One genomic region from Gossypium hirsutum isolate 1008001.06 chromosome D13, Gossypium_hirsutum_v2.1, whole genome shotgun sequence encodes:
- the LOC121224951 gene encoding uncharacterized protein, translated as MTETYKDWHKKLSFALLAYRTSIRTSTAATPFSLVYRIEVVLPIEVEIPSLRVLAELKLDEAEWVQSRYNQLNLIKGKRLRVIQHGHMYQNRMMRAYNKRVRPREFREGDLGVIDIGVVPGTRSIENSTSLTDSNPADIILHNPSKLSDSIRSISPF; from the exons ATGAcggaaacctacaaggattggcataaAAAGCTATCATTTGCTCTCTTAGCTTACCGAACATCTATTAGGACATCTACTGCAGCAACACCCTTTTCTCTAGTTTATAGGATAGAAGttgttttacccattgaagtggagaTTCCTTCTCTTCGGGTATTAGCTGAATTGAAATTGGATGAGGCAGAATGGGTTCAGTCTCGATACAACCAGTTGAACTTAATAAAAGGGAAAAGGTTGAGAGTCATCCAACATGGTCATATGTATCAAAACcggatgatgcgagcctataacaaaagggttcgtcccagagaattccgCGAAGGGGATCTG GGTGTTATAGATATCGGTGTTGTCCcaggaacaagatctatagaaaattccacttctctaaccGACAGTAATCCAG CTGATATCATATTACACAACCCATCCAAATTATCAGATTCAATAAGAAGTATttcaccattctaa
- the LOC107920360 gene encoding probable E3 ubiquitin-protein ligase ARI7 isoform X1 yields the protein MESEDDFDMHDANESGEDDFYSGRDDDAGAIPTYDDSDADDADYEFIDNDSDDSVDYVSHSHQQNYTILSEVDIRQRQEDDITRISTVLSISKVEAGILLRYYSWNVSKVHDEWFADEEKVRRSVGLLEKPVVPFPDGEMICGICFETYPYDLLHAAACGHPFCNSCWSGLLCYSDTLFSYHGYISTAISDGPGCLMLRCPDPSCVAAVGQDMINQLASDEDREKYSRYFIRSYVEDNRKTKWCPAPGCDYAVDFIFGSGNYDVTCRCSYSFCWNCTEEAHRPVDCDTVARWILKNSAESENMNWILANSKPCPKCKRPIEKNHGCMHMTCTPPCRFEFCWLCLGAWSEHGEVTGGYYACNRYETAKKEGTFDEEEKRREMAKLSVEKYTHYYERWATNQSSRQKALADLQQMQSVHLEKLSETQCQPESQLKFITEAWLQIIECRRVLKWTYAYGYYLPENEHAKRHFFEYLQGEAESGLERLHQCAEKELQVYLNAEEQLKDFNEFRSKLAGLTSVTRNFFENLVRALENGLSDVNSRGACSRMGSSKSLGGGSSRGRSGKGKGSTPRSSGSNRNIDDSGH from the exons ATGGAGTCGGAGGATGATTTCGATATGCACGATGCCAACGAGTCGGGGGAAGACGATTTCTACAGTGGCCGCGACGATGATGCTGGAGCCATACCTACTTACGATGATTCCGACGCCGATGACGCTGATTACGAGTTTATCGACAACGATTCTGATGATTCCGTTGATTATGTCTCTCATAGTCACCAG CAAAATTATACCATTTTGAGTGAAGTAGATATTCGTCAGCGTCAAGAGGATGACATCACGAGGATATCTACTGTGCTTTCCATCTCAAAGGTTGAAGCAGGAATCCTACTACGCTATTATAGTTG GAATGTCAGTAAAGTACATGATGAATGGTTTGCAGATGAGGAAAAGGTTCGCAGATCTGTTGGCTTATTGGAGAAGCCTGTAGTCCCATTCCCAGATGGTGAA ATGATTTGTGGGATATGTTTTGAAACCTATCCATATGATCTGCTTCATGCTGCTGCATGTGGTCATCCTTTTTGTAACTCTTGCTGGTCAGGTCTGTTGTGCTACAGCGACACCTTATTTTCATATCATG gcTATATAAGCACAGCCATTAGTGATGGTCCTGGATGTTTGATGTTGCGATGTCCTGATCCATCCTGTGTCGCTGCTGTTGGTCAAGATATGATAAATCAATTGGCTTCTGATGAAGACCGAGAGAAGTACTCCCGTTATTTCATTAGATCTTATGTTGAAGACAATAGGAAG ACAAAATGGTGTCCTGCCCCTGGGTGTGATTATGCTGTGGACTTTATTTTTGGCAGTGGAAATTATGATGTAACCTGTCGCTGCTCATATAGCTTTTGTTGGAAT TGCACTGAGGAAGCTCACCGTCCTGTTGATTGTGACACTGTAGCCAGGTGGATACTGAAAAACAGTGCAGAATCTGAAAATATGAATTG GATATTGGCTAATTCCAAGCCTTGTCCAAAATGCAAGCGCCCAATTGAGAAGAACCATGGATGTATGCATATGACATGCACACCACCTTGTAGATTTGAATTTTGCTG GCTTTGCCTTGGTGCATGGTCAGAGCATGGTGAGGTAACTGGTGGTTATTATGCTTGCAACCGTTACGAGACAGCAAAAAAGGAGGGGACA tttgatGAGGAGGAGAAACGAAGAGAGATGGCTAAATTATCTGTAGAGAAGTATACTCACTATTATGAACGATGGGCAACCAACCAATCA TCTAGGCAAAAGGCACTGGCTGATCTACAGCAAATGCAGTCTGTGCAT CTGGAGAAGCTGAGCGAGACACAGTGCCAACCTGAATCACAGCTGAAATTCATCACTGAGGCGTGGCTACag ATAATAGAATGTAGGAGAGTCCTAAAATGGACATATGCATATGGATATTATTTACCAGAAAATGAACATGCTAAAAGGCACTTCTTTGAATACCTACAAG GTGAGGCTGAGTCTGGGTTAGAAAGACTTCATCAATGTGCCGAGAAGGAGCTTCAGGTTTACCTCAATGCAGAGGAGCAGTTAAAGGATTTTAATGAGTTTCGATCAAAACTTGCTGGATTGACCAG TGTGACACGAAATTTCTTTGAGAATTTAGTTCGAGCTCTAGAAAATGGTCTATCAGATGTGAACTCTCGTGGAGCTTGCAGCAGGATGGGGAGCTCAAAGAGCTTGGGAGGTGGTAGCAGTAGGGGAAGAAGTGGGAAGGGAAAAGGTTCAACCCCCAGATCCAGTGGCTCTAACAGAAATATTGATGATTCTGGCCACTGA
- the LOC107920360 gene encoding probable E3 ubiquitin-protein ligase ARI8 isoform X2 — protein sequence MESEDDFDMHDANESGEDDFYSGRDDDAGAIPTYDDSDADDADYEFIDNDSDDSVDYVSHSHQQNYTILSEVDIRQRQEDDITRISTVLSISKVEAGILLRYYSWNVSKVHDEWFADEEKVRRSVGLLEKPVVPFPDGEMICGICFETYPYDLLHAAACGHPFCNSCWSGYISTAISDGPGCLMLRCPDPSCVAAVGQDMINQLASDEDREKYSRYFIRSYVEDNRKTKWCPAPGCDYAVDFIFGSGNYDVTCRCSYSFCWNCTEEAHRPVDCDTVARWILKNSAESENMNWILANSKPCPKCKRPIEKNHGCMHMTCTPPCRFEFCWLCLGAWSEHGEVTGGYYACNRYETAKKEGTFDEEEKRREMAKLSVEKYTHYYERWATNQSSRQKALADLQQMQSVHLEKLSETQCQPESQLKFITEAWLQIIECRRVLKWTYAYGYYLPENEHAKRHFFEYLQGEAESGLERLHQCAEKELQVYLNAEEQLKDFNEFRSKLAGLTSVTRNFFENLVRALENGLSDVNSRGACSRMGSSKSLGGGSSRGRSGKGKGSTPRSSGSNRNIDDSGH from the exons ATGGAGTCGGAGGATGATTTCGATATGCACGATGCCAACGAGTCGGGGGAAGACGATTTCTACAGTGGCCGCGACGATGATGCTGGAGCCATACCTACTTACGATGATTCCGACGCCGATGACGCTGATTACGAGTTTATCGACAACGATTCTGATGATTCCGTTGATTATGTCTCTCATAGTCACCAG CAAAATTATACCATTTTGAGTGAAGTAGATATTCGTCAGCGTCAAGAGGATGACATCACGAGGATATCTACTGTGCTTTCCATCTCAAAGGTTGAAGCAGGAATCCTACTACGCTATTATAGTTG GAATGTCAGTAAAGTACATGATGAATGGTTTGCAGATGAGGAAAAGGTTCGCAGATCTGTTGGCTTATTGGAGAAGCCTGTAGTCCCATTCCCAGATGGTGAA ATGATTTGTGGGATATGTTTTGAAACCTATCCATATGATCTGCTTCATGCTGCTGCATGTGGTCATCCTTTTTGTAACTCTTGCTGGTCAG gcTATATAAGCACAGCCATTAGTGATGGTCCTGGATGTTTGATGTTGCGATGTCCTGATCCATCCTGTGTCGCTGCTGTTGGTCAAGATATGATAAATCAATTGGCTTCTGATGAAGACCGAGAGAAGTACTCCCGTTATTTCATTAGATCTTATGTTGAAGACAATAGGAAG ACAAAATGGTGTCCTGCCCCTGGGTGTGATTATGCTGTGGACTTTATTTTTGGCAGTGGAAATTATGATGTAACCTGTCGCTGCTCATATAGCTTTTGTTGGAAT TGCACTGAGGAAGCTCACCGTCCTGTTGATTGTGACACTGTAGCCAGGTGGATACTGAAAAACAGTGCAGAATCTGAAAATATGAATTG GATATTGGCTAATTCCAAGCCTTGTCCAAAATGCAAGCGCCCAATTGAGAAGAACCATGGATGTATGCATATGACATGCACACCACCTTGTAGATTTGAATTTTGCTG GCTTTGCCTTGGTGCATGGTCAGAGCATGGTGAGGTAACTGGTGGTTATTATGCTTGCAACCGTTACGAGACAGCAAAAAAGGAGGGGACA tttgatGAGGAGGAGAAACGAAGAGAGATGGCTAAATTATCTGTAGAGAAGTATACTCACTATTATGAACGATGGGCAACCAACCAATCA TCTAGGCAAAAGGCACTGGCTGATCTACAGCAAATGCAGTCTGTGCAT CTGGAGAAGCTGAGCGAGACACAGTGCCAACCTGAATCACAGCTGAAATTCATCACTGAGGCGTGGCTACag ATAATAGAATGTAGGAGAGTCCTAAAATGGACATATGCATATGGATATTATTTACCAGAAAATGAACATGCTAAAAGGCACTTCTTTGAATACCTACAAG GTGAGGCTGAGTCTGGGTTAGAAAGACTTCATCAATGTGCCGAGAAGGAGCTTCAGGTTTACCTCAATGCAGAGGAGCAGTTAAAGGATTTTAATGAGTTTCGATCAAAACTTGCTGGATTGACCAG TGTGACACGAAATTTCTTTGAGAATTTAGTTCGAGCTCTAGAAAATGGTCTATCAGATGTGAACTCTCGTGGAGCTTGCAGCAGGATGGGGAGCTCAAAGAGCTTGGGAGGTGGTAGCAGTAGGGGAAGAAGTGGGAAGGGAAAAGGTTCAACCCCCAGATCCAGTGGCTCTAACAGAAATATTGATGATTCTGGCCACTGA